One Ostrea edulis chromosome 2, xbOstEdul1.1, whole genome shotgun sequence genomic region harbors:
- the LOC125667624 gene encoding protein FAM166B-like codes for MPVGKSILMTPDPYHTPGYGGFCPQFKFQLGETFGKTTNKLLKDSRVVTSGKLVLKDIKPVRPDSASNTRLLKKRAQGLGDQKLVDKMVPGYAGFIPKGQHYFGNSFSLNCKNAIEDFNEDQQAHVDKRNELKLTTALQTGSPVPQGNSLRLPDIRSRYLTPLQPIAREPKPFVSKHTALPSLSPYYLENDSPWKNFISGYSGFVPRSRGQVGMSYPMTTHLALNEFTDDLRSQSVPASKSVNFARPTTQLRDGKPIYLKETGIVPHYTGHVPGQKFRHGNTFGHSTENALGNKITI; via the exons ATGCCAGTCGGAAAAAGTATCCTGATGACCCCGGATCCATATCACACACCCGG ATATGGCGGGTTTTGTCCCCAGTTTAAATTCCAGTTAGGTGAAACCTTCGGGAAGACCACCAATAAGTTATTGAAGGACTCCAGAGTGGTGACTTCTGGTAAATTAGTTCTCAAAGATATTAAACCCGTGAGGCCGGACTCCGCCTCCAATACCAGGCTACTGAAGAAACGGGCCCAGGGCTTGGGAGACCAGAAACTAGTAGATAAAATGGTGCCTGGATATGCCG GGTTTATACCGAAGGGCCAGCACTACTTTGGGAACAGTTTTTCACTCAACTGTAAAAACGCCATTGAAGATTTTAATGAAGATCAACAGGCACACGTAGACAAGAGAAATGAACTGAAACTTACAACTGCTCTTCAAACCGGAAGCCCTGTACCACAAGGAAATTCATTAAGACTTCCG GATATACGCAGTAGATACCTTACCCCTTTACAACCTATTGCGAGGGAACCCAAACCCTTTGTCTCCAAACACACCGCTCTTCCATCTTTGTCGCCGTATTACTTAGAGAATGACAGTCCATGGAAGAATTTTATATCAG GTTATTCGGGATTTGTTCCCCGAAGTCGCGGCCAGGTGGGAATGAGTTATCCAATGACAACACACCTAGCTCTCAATGAATTCACAGACGATCTCCGATCTCAATCAGTTCCAGCTTCAAAGAGCGTTAATTTTGCTAGACCCACCACTCAATTGAGGGATGGTAAACCTATTTACCTGAAAGAAACGGGAATTGTCCCCCATTACACAGGACATGTTCCAG GTCAGAAGTTCCGACATGGCAATACGTTTGGACACAGCACAGAAAACGCGCTCGGAAACAAAATAACAATCTAG